A window from Aliamphritea hakodatensis encodes these proteins:
- the rseP gene encoding sigma E protease regulator RseP: protein MDFLTTILAMIVTLGILVTIHEYGHFWVARRCGIKVLRFSVGFGKPLVRWRDKQDTEYVIAAIPLGGYVSMLDEREADVPESLRSQAFNRKTVYQRFAVVAAGPLVNLIFPIFVYWALFLSGTSALVPVIGSVKPQSIAEVSGVIPGGEIIAVDGHITPTWDDINLRLAARIGDQAMVPLEVRYKSQQSSQTYVLDLQQWTLDLETESPLSSVGLVVYRPVVPVVIGRVEPSGQAELSGLQVGDEIVRVNGAPAGKWEDFVALIQANAGQELRLEVVRNDEAILLSIIPAEKRWESGDVTGYIGAGVQPVEWPEDMRRVVQYGVFESAEHAVRKTWQMITLTLDSIWKMLEGILSVKNLSGPITIAKVAAASAASGLETFASFLAYLSISLGILNLLPIPMLDGGHLVYYCIEIIRGRPVSEKVQAVGLRLGMAVLFTLMGVAIFNDLMRL, encoded by the coding sequence ATGGATTTTCTTACCACTATTTTGGCGATGATTGTTACTCTGGGTATCCTGGTGACAATTCATGAATACGGGCATTTCTGGGTAGCAAGACGCTGTGGCATTAAAGTGCTTCGTTTTTCTGTTGGCTTTGGTAAGCCGTTGGTGCGCTGGCGGGATAAGCAGGATACTGAATACGTTATTGCAGCTATTCCGCTGGGTGGCTATGTTTCGATGCTTGATGAGCGTGAGGCTGATGTCCCGGAATCTCTCAGGTCGCAGGCTTTCAACCGTAAGACGGTGTACCAGCGCTTTGCTGTTGTTGCGGCCGGGCCGTTAGTCAATCTTATCTTTCCGATTTTTGTTTATTGGGCGCTGTTTCTTTCCGGCACCAGTGCATTGGTACCTGTTATAGGTTCTGTTAAGCCACAAAGCATTGCTGAAGTGTCCGGCGTTATTCCCGGTGGTGAAATTATTGCAGTAGACGGTCATATAACACCGACCTGGGATGATATTAATTTACGCTTAGCTGCGCGTATCGGTGATCAGGCGATGGTGCCGCTTGAGGTGCGTTATAAATCCCAGCAAAGCAGTCAAACCTATGTTCTGGACTTGCAGCAATGGACTTTGGACCTGGAGACAGAAAGTCCGTTGAGTTCCGTGGGACTTGTCGTATACAGGCCTGTGGTTCCTGTTGTGATCGGACGGGTCGAGCCGTCCGGCCAGGCGGAGCTGAGTGGGTTGCAGGTTGGTGATGAAATTGTGCGTGTGAACGGCGCGCCTGCCGGCAAGTGGGAAGATTTTGTAGCGCTGATACAGGCGAATGCTGGTCAAGAGTTGCGGCTGGAGGTTGTGCGGAACGACGAAGCAATCCTGTTGTCCATTATTCCGGCGGAAAAACGCTGGGAAAGCGGTGACGTTACCGGGTATATCGGTGCGGGTGTTCAGCCGGTTGAGTGGCCGGAGGACATGCGGCGGGTTGTTCAGTATGGTGTGTTCGAATCAGCTGAACATGCGGTGCGTAAAACCTGGCAGATGATAACCCTTACCCTTGATTCTATTTGGAAAATGCTCGAAGGCATCTTATCGGTAAAAAACTTGAGTGGACCGATAACCATTGCTAAAGTGGCAGCTGCCTCAGCAGCATCAGGTCTTGAAACCTTTGCCAGCTTTCTGGCATATCTGAGTATTAGCCTGGGTATTTTAAATTTATTGCCGATCCCAATGCTGGATGGCGGACATCTGGTGTATTACTGCATTGAAATAATTCGGGGCAGGCCGGTGTCGGAAAAAGTGCAGGCAGTCGGATTAAGGCTGGGTATGGCTGTACTGTTTACCTTGATGGGGGTCGCGATCTTCAATGATCTTATGCGGCTTTAA
- the map gene encoding type I methionyl aminopeptidase, whose product MSIVIKSADAIEKMRVAGRLAAEVLEMIEPHVKPGVTTNEINQICHDYIVNEQQAIPAPLDYHGFPKSICTSVNHVVCHGIPNDKALKNGDMINIDITVIKDGYHGDTSKMFFVGKAQPHAERLASITQECLYKAMELVKPGAQLGDIGHVIQQHAESNHYSVVREYCGHGIGEGFHEDPQVLHYGKAGTGVTLEEGMIFTIEPMINAGKRHVKLLKRDGWTVETVDKRLSAQWEHTILVTADGYEVLTKRQEESF is encoded by the coding sequence ATGAGCATAGTAATTAAGTCAGCCGACGCCATCGAAAAAATGCGGGTGGCCGGACGCCTGGCGGCGGAAGTACTGGAAATGATTGAACCCCATGTTAAACCGGGCGTAACCACCAATGAAATCAATCAGATCTGTCATGATTACATTGTCAACGAACAACAGGCCATTCCTGCACCGCTGGACTATCACGGTTTTCCGAAATCTATCTGCACATCGGTTAACCATGTGGTTTGCCACGGCATTCCTAATGACAAGGCGCTGAAAAACGGCGACATGATCAACATCGATATCACCGTCATCAAAGATGGCTACCACGGTGACACCAGTAAAATGTTTTTTGTCGGCAAGGCTCAGCCCCACGCGGAGCGTCTGGCAAGCATCACACAGGAATGCCTGTACAAAGCAATGGAACTGGTTAAGCCCGGTGCGCAGCTGGGCGATATCGGCCACGTCATTCAGCAACACGCTGAATCCAACCACTACTCAGTGGTTCGCGAGTACTGCGGACACGGCATTGGGGAAGGCTTCCACGAAGACCCGCAGGTACTTCACTACGGTAAGGCCGGCACCGGCGTCACGCTGGAAGAAGGCATGATATTCACCATCGAGCCGATGATTAATGCTGGCAAGCGTCACGTTAAGTTGCTGAAACGGGATGGCTGGACCGTTGAAACCGTCGACAAACGCTTATCTGCCCAGTGGGAACATACAATTCTGGTTACGGCAGATGGCTATGAAGTACTGACCAAGCGTCAGGAAGAAAGTTTCTGA
- a CDS encoding [protein-PII] uridylyltransferase yields the protein MSDTLFAADESLFCAAEFSAELAAAASPIAAFKHTLKKARALMDERFIQGEDIRKLIYGRAWLVDQLLLQAWNLFDWPDNNGFALIAVGGYGRGELHPHSDVDLLILLDATEDEQMQASISGFLTLLWDINLDIGSSVRTLEECYREAEKDITIATNLIESRLITGNQHLHDKIFHRVTSGAWSDKEFYLAKIDEQKSRHDKTNDTEYNLEPNLKTSPGGLRDLQTIGWVAKRHFGTTFIHDLVDHGFVTESELDTLEKGERYLWTVRYALHMHCKRREDRLLFDHQRTLADLFGYKNQDGALAVEQFMVKYYRVAKTMSEFNNMLLQYFDEVILSVGEEQVIEPLNKRFNLHNGYIKAAYPSVFEHHPFAMMELFVLLAENEQIKGVRASTIRLILNNRHRIDDDFRKDIRNISLFMELLRGNLKVSTELKRMNRFGILGRYLPEFGEIIGQMQHDLFHIYTVDAHTLKVIQKLRQFRHTDNSEQFPIAHRIINQIPKIELIYIAGLYHDIGKGRGGDHSELGAEDVKLFCERHHLGKWDTHLVTWLVRNHLLMSMTAQRKDISDPDVIQHFAKQVRDLDHLDHLYILTVADINATNHTLWNSWRAALLRQLYSDTKIALQRGLENPINREDRIEQTQHEAMVQLQRNGCGGMEVLNFWEHLGDDYFLREQALNIAWQTRAILEHGESDLPLVKMHETSRRSFEGATEVFIYMRDQPNLFAAAASALDQLNLNIQDARIMVADNNQTLNTYTVLTADNQPLTDNAAHLEYIQQSLVNALNNPEEYPNIIHRRIPRQLKLFANPTRVNIINDTEHGLTTLEVMTPDRPGLLARLGRIFMTHGISVRKAKIASIGERVEDYFFISDIQGNPLTDEALCDALQKDICQQLDEHIQGEQ from the coding sequence ATGTCCGACACCCTTTTCGCGGCGGATGAATCACTGTTCTGCGCCGCTGAATTCAGTGCTGAACTGGCGGCAGCAGCGTCGCCAATTGCAGCCTTCAAACACACCCTGAAAAAAGCGCGGGCCCTGATGGATGAGCGCTTTATTCAGGGAGAGGACATCCGCAAGCTGATCTATGGCCGTGCCTGGCTGGTAGACCAGCTGCTGCTTCAGGCCTGGAATCTTTTTGACTGGCCGGATAACAACGGTTTTGCCCTGATCGCCGTCGGCGGTTATGGCCGCGGGGAACTTCACCCCCATTCCGATGTGGACCTGCTGATCCTGCTCGATGCTACTGAAGACGAACAGATGCAGGCCAGCATCAGCGGTTTTCTGACACTGCTCTGGGACATCAATCTGGACATAGGTTCCAGTGTCCGCACCCTTGAGGAATGCTACCGGGAAGCCGAAAAAGACATCACCATTGCCACCAACCTGATCGAGTCCCGTCTGATCACCGGCAACCAGCACCTGCATGACAAAATATTTCACCGGGTTACGTCCGGGGCATGGAGCGACAAGGAATTCTACCTCGCCAAGATTGACGAGCAAAAAAGCCGTCACGACAAAACCAACGACACCGAATACAACCTCGAGCCCAACCTTAAGACGTCACCCGGTGGCCTCCGGGACCTGCAGACCATTGGCTGGGTCGCCAAAAGACACTTCGGCACCACCTTCATTCATGATCTGGTAGACCACGGCTTCGTGACTGAATCAGAACTGGACACCCTGGAAAAAGGCGAACGCTATCTCTGGACTGTCCGCTATGCACTGCATATGCACTGCAAGCGCCGGGAAGACCGTTTACTGTTCGATCACCAGCGAACACTGGCAGACCTGTTTGGCTATAAAAATCAGGACGGTGCACTGGCCGTTGAACAGTTCATGGTGAAGTACTACCGCGTTGCCAAGACCATGTCTGAATTCAACAACATGCTGTTACAGTATTTTGATGAAGTAATCCTCAGTGTCGGTGAAGAGCAGGTTATCGAGCCCCTCAACAAGCGCTTTAACTTGCATAACGGCTACATCAAGGCTGCCTACCCCAGCGTTTTTGAACACCATCCTTTCGCCATGATGGAACTGTTCGTTCTGCTGGCTGAAAATGAACAGATCAAAGGGGTTCGGGCATCCACTATCCGGCTGATCCTGAACAACCGTCACCGGATTGATGATGATTTCCGCAAGGATATCCGCAATATTTCACTCTTTATGGAATTACTGCGAGGTAACCTCAAAGTATCCACCGAACTTAAGCGCATGAACCGTTTTGGCATCCTGGGACGCTATCTGCCGGAATTCGGCGAAATTATCGGCCAGATGCAGCACGACCTGTTTCATATCTATACCGTTGACGCGCACACACTGAAGGTCATTCAAAAGCTGCGTCAGTTTCGCCATACGGACAACAGCGAACAATTTCCGATTGCTCACCGGATCATTAATCAGATCCCGAAAATTGAACTCATCTATATTGCCGGGCTTTACCACGATATAGGCAAAGGCAGGGGCGGTGATCACTCTGAACTGGGCGCTGAAGACGTCAAACTGTTCTGCGAACGGCACCACCTGGGAAAATGGGATACACATCTGGTTACCTGGCTGGTCCGCAATCACCTGCTGATGTCGATGACCGCGCAGCGCAAAGATATCTCTGACCCTGATGTCATTCAGCATTTCGCCAAACAGGTCCGTGATCTGGACCACCTGGATCACCTTTACATTCTGACCGTCGCAGATATCAACGCCACCAACCATACCCTCTGGAACAGCTGGCGTGCCGCACTGCTTCGCCAACTGTACTCAGATACTAAGATCGCTCTGCAACGGGGACTGGAAAATCCGATCAACCGGGAAGACCGGATTGAGCAAACCCAGCATGAAGCCATGGTACAACTGCAACGCAACGGCTGCGGCGGCATGGAAGTGCTCAATTTCTGGGAACACCTGGGTGATGATTATTTTCTGCGCGAACAGGCCCTCAATATTGCCTGGCAAACCCGTGCCATTCTGGAACACGGTGAATCTGACTTGCCGCTGGTGAAGATGCACGAGACGTCCCGGCGTTCATTTGAAGGGGCCACAGAAGTCTTTATCTACATGCGTGACCAGCCAAACCTGTTTGCCGCCGCCGCATCAGCACTGGACCAACTGAACCTGAACATCCAGGACGCCCGCATCATGGTGGCTGACAACAATCAGACACTTAACACCTATACCGTGCTGACTGCAGACAACCAGCCGCTGACCGATAACGCCGCACACCTGGAGTATATTCAGCAAAGCCTGGTGAATGCACTGAACAATCCGGAAGAATATCCGAACATTATACATCGGCGCATTCCCCGCCAGCTCAAACTCTTCGCTAATCCCACACGCGTCAATATTATCAATGACACTGAACACGGATTAACCACACTGGAAGTTATGACGCCGGACCGCCCAGGCCTACTGGCCCGTCTGGGACGTATATTTATGACCCACGGAATATCCGTTCGCAAAGCCAAAATCGCCAGCATCGGCGAACGGGTGGAAGATTACTTCTTCATCAGCGATATACAGGGCAACCCACTAACAGATGAAGCCCTGTGCGATGCATTGCAAAAAGATATCTGCCAACAACTGGATGAACACATCCAGGGCGAACAATAA
- the rpsB gene encoding 30S ribosomal protein S2 — MAQVTMRDLLKAGVHFGHQTRYWNPKMGKYIFGARNKIHIINLEHTLPALNGALDVVKGMAGNKNKILFVGTKRAASKCIKEEATRSGMPYVNHRWLGGMLTNYKTIRQSIRRFRDLEAQSQDGTFAQLTKKEALMRQREMEKLERSIGGIKDMGGLPDALFVVDVDHERIAINEANKLGIPVIGIVDTNSNPDGVDYVIPGNDDALRAIQIYVKAVADACSEGGEATAADKGEFVEVEEQNEAAE, encoded by the coding sequence ATGGCACAAGTTACAATGCGTGACCTGCTTAAAGCAGGTGTTCACTTCGGTCACCAGACCCGTTACTGGAACCCTAAAATGGGTAAGTACATCTTTGGTGCTCGCAACAAGATCCATATCATCAACCTGGAGCACACTCTGCCTGCTCTGAACGGTGCGCTGGATGTTGTTAAAGGTATGGCTGGTAACAAGAACAAGATCCTGTTCGTTGGTACTAAGCGTGCTGCAAGCAAGTGCATCAAAGAAGAAGCGACCCGCTCTGGTATGCCGTACGTAAACCACCGCTGGTTAGGTGGTATGCTGACTAACTACAAGACTATCCGTCAGTCTATCCGTCGTTTCCGTGATCTGGAAGCACAGAGCCAGGACGGTACTTTTGCTCAGCTGACCAAGAAAGAAGCGTTGATGCGTCAGCGCGAAATGGAAAAGCTGGAACGTTCTATCGGCGGTATCAAGGACATGGGTGGTCTGCCAGACGCACTGTTTGTTGTTGACGTTGACCACGAGCGTATCGCTATCAACGAAGCTAACAAGCTGGGTATTCCTGTTATCGGTATCGTTGATACTAACAGCAACCCGGACGGCGTTGACTACGTTATCCCAGGTAACGATGATGCTCTGCGCGCTATTCAGATCTACGTTAAAGCGGTTGCTGATGCGTGCTCTGAAGGTGGCGAAGCGACTGCTGCTGACAAAGGCGAATTCGTCGAAGTCGAAGAGCAGAACGAAGCTGCTGAGTAA
- the tsf gene encoding translation elongation factor Ts, protein MANFSAKQVKELRDRTGLGMMECKKALAAADGDVDKAIEELRKASGMKAAKKAGRTAAEGVVVVQVAEDNSYAVAVEVNSETDFAARDDNFAAFCQTVLAKAFAEKQTDVEALMAGELSEARDALVQKIGENIGVRRIMLVEGDVVSAYVHGTGNLAAVVSLTGGNAELAKDVAMHVTAVNPQVVNKEDMPADVVAKEKEIILAQPDMASKPAEIAEKMVVGRINKYLSENSLTEQPFVKNPDVKVGQLVKDAGASVASFVRIEVGEGIEVEKKDFADEVAEQLKG, encoded by the coding sequence ATGGCAAACTTCTCCGCTAAGCAGGTAAAAGAACTGCGCGATCGTACCGGTCTGGGTATGATGGAGTGTAAGAAAGCATTGGCTGCTGCCGATGGTGATGTTGACAAGGCTATCGAAGAACTGCGTAAGGCTTCAGGCATGAAGGCGGCTAAAAAAGCTGGCCGTACTGCTGCTGAGGGTGTTGTTGTTGTTCAGGTTGCTGAAGATAACAGCTATGCGGTAGCTGTAGAAGTTAACTCTGAAACTGACTTCGCTGCCCGTGATGATAACTTTGCGGCTTTCTGTCAGACCGTTCTGGCTAAAGCGTTCGCTGAAAAGCAAACTGACGTTGAAGCGCTGATGGCCGGTGAACTGAGCGAAGCACGTGACGCGCTGGTGCAGAAAATCGGTGAAAACATCGGTGTTCGCCGCATCATGCTGGTTGAGGGTGACGTAGTATCTGCATACGTGCACGGTACCGGTAACCTGGCTGCTGTCGTGTCTCTGACCGGCGGTAACGCTGAGCTGGCTAAAGACGTAGCTATGCACGTAACTGCTGTTAACCCACAGGTTGTTAACAAAGAAGACATGCCTGCTGATGTTGTTGCTAAGGAAAAAGAAATTATTCTGGCGCAGCCTGACATGGCAAGCAAGCCGGCTGAAATCGCTGAGAAGATGGTTGTTGGTCGTATCAACAAGTACCTGTCTGAAAACAGCCTGACTGAACAGCCGTTCGTTAAAAACCCTGACGTCAAAGTAGGTCAGTTGGTTAAAGATGCAGGCGCAAGCGTTGCTTCTTTCGTGCGTATCGAAGTAGGTGAAGGTATTGAAGTCGAGAAGAAAGACTTCGCTGATGAAGTTGCTGAGCAACTGAAAGGCTAA
- the pyrH gene encoding UMP kinase, whose translation MSASSQPSKKFKRILLKLSGEALMGDENFGIDPQVLNRMALEIGQLVGIGVQVGMVIGGGNLFRGAALSAAGLDRVTGDHMGMLATVMNALAMRDALERSNIKTRVMSAIPMTGVVDDYDFRNAVRYLNQGDVVIFSAGTGNPFFTTDSAACLRGIEIGADVVIKATKVDGVYTSDPVKDPTARRYRHLSFDEAIEKQLGVMDLTAICLSRDHDMPLRVFNMNKPGALANLIVGGDEGTVIDNNETVGDKYAE comes from the coding sequence ATGTCGGCCTCGAGTCAGCCTTCCAAAAAATTTAAACGTATTCTATTAAAACTCAGCGGCGAAGCCCTTATGGGCGATGAAAACTTCGGTATTGATCCGCAAGTTCTGAATCGTATGGCGCTGGAAATTGGCCAGTTGGTAGGTATTGGTGTTCAGGTTGGTATGGTTATCGGTGGTGGTAACCTGTTTCGCGGTGCTGCACTGAGCGCTGCCGGTCTGGACCGGGTAACCGGTGACCACATGGGTATGCTGGCTACCGTAATGAATGCTTTGGCAATGCGTGATGCGCTGGAGCGTTCAAATATCAAAACCCGGGTTATGTCGGCGATTCCGATGACCGGTGTGGTTGATGATTATGATTTCCGTAACGCAGTGCGTTACCTGAATCAGGGCGATGTGGTAATTTTCTCTGCCGGTACCGGTAATCCTTTCTTTACAACGGATTCTGCTGCCTGTCTGCGGGGAATAGAAATTGGCGCAGATGTCGTAATTAAAGCAACCAAGGTTGATGGTGTTTATACGTCTGATCCGGTGAAAGATCCGACTGCACGGCGTTACCGTCATCTGAGCTTTGATGAAGCAATTGAAAAGCAGTTGGGTGTAATGGATCTGACGGCGATTTGTCTGAGCCGTGACCACGATATGCCACTGCGTGTGTTTAATATGAATAAGCCTGGTGCCCTGGCAAACCTGATTGTTGGCGGCGATGAAGGCACCGTGATCGATAATAATGAGACGGTAGGAGATAAGTATGCTGAATGA
- a CDS encoding isoprenyl transferase, which yields MAEKLHLNLPEGKAVPRHIAIIMDGNNRWAKKHKRVSLSGHKAGVASVRSVIEGCVELGVEALTLFAFSSENWQRPALEVKGLMELFAWALDREVSKLNKHNIRLRVIGDKSRFSQSLQEKITKAEMQTAGNTGLALNIAANYGGRWDITQACQQLAQACADGQLNPAEITESMLGEYINLADVAAPDLCIRTAGEQRVSNFLIWQMAYSEYYFSDLLWPDFDKYALVHAIESYLGRERRFGKTSEQLESENA from the coding sequence ATGGCTGAAAAACTTCATCTTAACCTTCCTGAAGGGAAGGCTGTGCCACGGCATATTGCAATTATTATGGATGGCAATAATCGCTGGGCAAAAAAACACAAGCGCGTCAGTCTTTCCGGCCATAAAGCAGGTGTGGCCAGTGTACGCAGTGTTATTGAAGGTTGTGTGGAGCTGGGTGTGGAAGCACTTACGCTGTTCGCTTTCAGTAGCGAGAACTGGCAGCGGCCGGCACTTGAGGTAAAGGGCCTGATGGAGCTGTTTGCATGGGCGCTGGATCGTGAAGTCAGCAAGCTTAATAAGCATAATATCCGGTTGCGGGTTATTGGTGATAAGTCCCGTTTCAGTCAGAGCCTGCAGGAAAAAATTACCAAAGCAGAAATGCAGACAGCCGGGAATACCGGGTTGGCACTGAATATTGCTGCCAATTACGGAGGCCGCTGGGATATTACGCAGGCCTGTCAGCAACTCGCGCAGGCATGTGCTGACGGACAGCTGAATCCAGCAGAGATTACTGAGTCAATGCTGGGTGAGTATATTAATCTGGCTGATGTTGCAGCCCCTGATTTGTGTATCAGAACGGCGGGTGAGCAGCGGGTCAGTAATTTTCTGATATGGCAGATGGCTTACAGTGAGTATTACTTCAGTGACTTGCTGTGGCCGGATTTTGATAAGTATGCATTGGTTCATGCCATTGAAAGTTACTTGGGCCGGGAGCGACGCTTCGGCAAAACAAGCGAACAATTAGAGTCTGAGAATGCTTAA
- a CDS encoding phosphatidate cytidylyltransferase — protein sequence MLKQRLITALILAPCALAGLFFLSFDLFKLFTCVIVLFAAWEWADLSGVPSASARVAYSSFVAACIALVDYSLPVEYFKDFMLPTVLFWVMALFWVLRFPVVRGWQSSWQRMIIGLLVLVPSWMALVSIRQHPDGSVFLLMLLLLVWGADIGAYFAGKTWGRKKLAPKVSPGKTMAGFWGGIGSCVLIAVGFVVYLDFSVLDGFYLIVLSVVAGLASVLGDLFESMLKRQRGIKDSSKLLPGHGGVLDRIDSITAAAPMFVLGVHVLTTV from the coding sequence ATGCTTAAACAACGATTGATTACCGCCCTGATTTTAGCTCCGTGTGCATTAGCTGGGCTGTTTTTCCTTTCGTTCGATCTTTTCAAACTGTTTACCTGTGTGATTGTTTTATTTGCTGCCTGGGAATGGGCAGACCTTTCGGGAGTGCCGTCTGCCAGTGCGCGGGTGGCTTATTCTTCTTTCGTAGCTGCTTGTATAGCGCTGGTGGATTACAGCCTGCCGGTTGAATATTTTAAAGACTTTATGCTGCCAACCGTTTTGTTCTGGGTAATGGCGCTGTTCTGGGTGCTCAGGTTTCCGGTGGTCAGAGGGTGGCAGTCCAGCTGGCAGCGTATGATTATCGGCTTACTTGTTCTGGTGCCCAGTTGGATGGCGCTGGTGAGTATCCGTCAGCATCCTGATGGCAGCGTGTTCCTGCTTATGCTTCTGTTGCTGGTCTGGGGCGCGGATATCGGCGCGTACTTTGCCGGAAAAACCTGGGGGCGGAAAAAGCTGGCGCCTAAAGTCAGCCCGGGAAAAACGATGGCCGGATTCTGGGGCGGTATCGGTAGCTGTGTGCTGATTGCTGTTGGTTTTGTTGTTTATCTGGACTTTTCCGTACTGGACGGTTTTTATCTGATAGTGCTCTCTGTGGTCGCGGGTTTGGCATCGGTATTAGGCGATCTCTTTGAAAGTATGCTGAAACGCCAGCGGGGCATTAAAGACAGCAGTAAGTTATTACCCGGACATGGCGGTGTGCTGGATCGTATCGACAGTATTACTGCCGCGGCGCCGATGTTTGTGCTGGGTGTGCACGTGCTGACTACTGTGTAA
- the frr gene encoding ribosome recycling factor, with the protein MLNEIAQDAQERMQKSLEVLANNLKKIRTGRAHPSILDTVTVSYYGSDVPLSQVANISVEDGRTLSISPWENNLAPEIEKAIMKSDLGLNPSSAGAVIRVPMPMLTEETRKGYIRQARQEAEKGRVSVRNVRRDANGDLKDLLKEKEITEDDLRRGEDQIQKLTDKFIADVDKLLEEKEADLMEI; encoded by the coding sequence ATGCTGAATGAGATTGCTCAGGATGCTCAAGAGCGGATGCAAAAGAGCCTGGAAGTACTGGCGAATAACCTGAAGAAAATTCGTACCGGCCGTGCGCACCCAAGCATTCTGGACACTGTGACTGTGTCTTATTATGGTTCTGATGTGCCGCTGAGCCAGGTGGCTAACATTTCTGTTGAGGATGGCCGTACCTTGTCTATCTCTCCGTGGGAAAACAATCTGGCCCCGGAAATTGAAAAAGCAATCATGAAGTCTGATCTGGGTCTGAACCCTTCTTCGGCAGGTGCGGTGATTCGCGTGCCAATGCCTATGCTGACAGAAGAAACCCGTAAAGGTTACATCCGTCAGGCCCGTCAGGAAGCGGAAAAAGGCCGTGTATCTGTGCGTAATGTTCGCCGTGATGCTAACGGTGACCTGAAAGACCTTCTGAAGGAAAAAGAAATCACTGAAGACGATTTACGTCGCGGTGAAGATCAGATTCAGAAATTAACGGATAAGTTCATTGCCGATGTGGATAAGCTTCTTGAAGAGAAAGAAGCCGATCTGATGGAAATCTGA